The DNA segment CGAAATTGATCCCGTTCCTTGGTCCGGCTTTCATTGCCAGTGTCGCTTATGTTGATCCCGGGAATTTTGCAACAAATATCCAGGGCGGTTCCGAGTTTGGTTACACGCTATTGTGGGTGATTCTTGTGAGCAACTTGATGGCGATGTTGATCCAGGCGCTTGCCGCGAAACTTGGAATCGCAACCGGGCGCAATCTTGCCGAGCAATGCAGGGAACATTTTAGAAAGCCGGTCGCTTTTGGCATGTGGGCCTTAATGGAGGTCGTGGCTATGGCGACCGACCTGGCGGAATTTCTGGGGGCGGCGATCGGATTTAATCTCCTCTTTGGATTTCCGCTGATTGTCGGTGGAATTATCACCGGAATCTGCACCTTCTTGATTCTTGGCCTGCAGCGTTACGGTTTTCGGCCGCTCGAAATAGTTATCACCGCCCTGGTGAGCATCATAGCTTTGTGTTACGTCGTAGAGACTGTTCTCGACAGGCCTGATTCGGGAGTTCTCCTGTATCATACGTTCGTTCCGCAATTTCAAGGAACTGAGAGCATTCTTATTGCGACAGGGATCCTGGGTGCGACCGTTATGCCGCACGCAATTTTTTTACATTCGGCGCTGACGCAGCAAAGAATAGTCGTGAGAGATCCCTGCAAGCTTCGTAAACTCTTCCGGTTCGAGATTTTCGATGTAACAATCGCAATGGGAATTGCGAGCCTCGTCAACATGACAATGCTCATCATGGCCGCTGCGACTTTTCACAAATATGGATTGACGAATGTCGCTACAATAGAAGAAGCACACATAACTCTACAGCCTCTTTTAGGTAAGGCAGCGGGATGGATTTTTGCCGTATCGCTTCTCGCGTCGGGTTTGTCTTCTTCGACGGTCGGAACGAGCGCAGGCCAAATCATAATGCAGGGATTTATTCACAGACATATTCCAATTTGGCTGCGAAGGCTGGTCACCATGGTTCCCTCGATGGCTGTCATTGCAGCCGGACTCGACCCGACCCGCACACTCGTCATCAGCCAGGTGGTCTTGAGTTTCGGGCTTCCCTTTGCCATTATTCCTTTGATAAAATTTACACGAGACAGAAACATCATGGGAATTCTCGTCAACAAAAGGGTGACCACCCTTGCCGTGTCGGCGATCGCAATCTTAATTATCTTGCTGAATGTCTATTTAATCTCACGGATTTTACTTGGATAAGCTGGCGATAAGGAAATTGCTTGTTCCCCTCGACGGTTCGCCGATGGCTGAATCTGTTCTCACGGCAGCTGCACAGCTTGCAAGGAAAATATCCGCGTCCGTCACGTTGATCCATGTTGTCGAAAAGAATCCGCCGGACAAGATTCACGGACAGATGCATCTGACAAATGCGCAGCAGGCAGACGAGTATCTCCGTGCCACAGCATCCTCTGATATTTTTAGGGGAATAGACGTGCGTTTCCATGTGCATGAAGCCGGAGTGCGCGACGTTTCTCAAAGCATTCATGATCACACCGAGGAACTCGGACAGGATCTCGTTATAATGTGCACGCATGGGAGCAGTGGATTCAGGGGGATGATTTTCGGTTCGATTGCACAACAGGTAATCTCATTCGGCAATGTGCCTGTTTTGCTGATGACCCCCGCCGCCGAAAATTTTAAGTTCAAGTTCGAGAATTTCCTTGTCCCACTCGACGGAAATCCGGACCACGAGCGGTCGCTTGCCTATGCATCCGCACTTGCTCGCGTGTGCGAAGCGAAGATCCATCTTCTCATAGCAATCCCCCATTTCGTATCCATGTCGGGCGAACTTACACCTACAAACAGATTTCTTCCCGCGACCACTGCGAAGATGATGGATATGCTTGTTCCCGATGCGGAGGAATATCTTCTCAGGCTTAAAACGAAAATTGAGTCGGAAGGGATCGAGGTTGCGACGAGCACGTCGCGCAGCAAGCCCGGCACCGCAATCCCAAAGACGGCAAAGAGCATCAAGGCCGATTTGATCGTACTTGCGACGCACGGCAAGAAAGGCACCGAGGCATTTTGGAGCGGAAGCGTTGCTCCCAAGATAAGCAAATCGAGCAAGATCCCGCTTCTACTTGTGCCTGTAAGAGAATGAATCTCAAATCAGAAATCCCAAGCTCCGAGCAAATTTCAACTCTTGGAATCCCAATAAATGTAATAATTGCCCCGGATCAGTTTGTGAGTTTAGTGTTTTGTATTTGGTATTTGTCCAGGATTTAGGCATTTGGCATTTCTGCCTAACCTTGTTTATTTTTCCCCTTTCGGCTATTTTTTTATGTCATCAATGGATCAAACCGCTAAACGCAAATCAAATCACGTCGACATAGTCTTGAACGAGAACGTTGATTATCAAAAGTCGACGGGGTTTGAAAAGTATACATTTGTTCATAACGCACTGCCGGAAATTAATTATGATGAAATAGATATCGGGACAGAATTTTTTTCTTATAAGTTTTCCGCACCTATCATCGTTTCGTCTATGACGGGAGGTTTCAAGCGGGGCGGATCGATCAACGCTGCCCTGGCTGAATTCTGCCGGGAAAAAAATATCGGCATGGGTGTCGGGAGTCAGAGGCAAGCGCTAGACAACGACGAATATCTTGAAACCTTTAAAGTGGTACGCCGCACCGCCAAGAATATCTTCGTGATGAGTAATATCGGGGCTGCGCAAATCGCGGGCGGCTTCGCGCTGGACAACGCCCGGAGGATCGTGGACATGGTGGAAGCAAATGCGATTGCTGTGCACCTTAATGCCCTGCAGGAGATGATCCAGCCCGAAGGAGATCGAAACTTCAGAGGAGTTGTGAAGGGAATTTCGGAGCTAGTCAAGAAAATTGGAATGCCGGTCATCGTCAAGGAGACCGGTGCGGGCATTGGCGGAGAAGCTGCAAAGAAGCTTATCGACAATGGCGTTGCGGCAATCGATGTGTCGGGTGCAGGTGGAACAAGCTGGTCGGCGATAGAGACACTCCGGCGGACCGACAGAAGGATCGGAAAAAGCTTCTGGAACTGGGGAATCCCGACCGCGGAAGCCCTGGTTCAGGTGAACGCACTTTCATCGAGAAAAAAAATCAAACTTATTTCGTCGGGCGGGATTCGAAATGGAATAAATGTAGCCAAGTCGATCGCGCTCGGTGCAGACATTTGTTCAGCGGCACAGCCTTTTCTCAAGGCACTCGACAAAGCGGGCGTGAAAGGTTTGATGCGAGAGTTCGACGCGTGGGTCGATGAATTGAAAGGTGTAATGTTTCTGACGGGAAGTGTAAACTTGCGTCAGCTTAATAAAGTTAAATTGGAGAAGGCATAGGCGTGTCTGTAATCAACCGAAAACCCGGCGGAGCCGGAAAAGATTTCTCGAAATATTTTGACGAGCGAAGGTCCGTAATAGAGCGGAAGCTTTCGGACACTCTGAAACTTGTCTCGGACTCTCCGTTGAGGCCGTATATTAAGTATGTCTTCTCGATGGGCGGAAAGAGGATCCGTCCTCTGCTTTCGACACTTTCAGCGGATGCCGTTGGAAAATACAACGATGACGTACTCCATGGTGCAGTTGCAATCGAGATCCTTCATAACTTTACGCTGGTTCATGACGACATTATGGATAATGCCGATACCCGCCGCGGAAAAGCGACGGTCCACATAAATGCAGGTGTGAACACCGCGATTCTCGTCGGCGATCTAATGATGGCGCTTGCTTACGATTGCCTGGAAAAGTGCGGCGAGAAGCATTTGCGAGCCGGTCTAAAAATTTTCAACGAAGGCGTCGAGCAAGTTTGTGACGGTCAAGCACTGGATGAGAGTCTGAGCAAGGAAGATGGAGCTACGATGAAAGACTATATTGAGATGATCTCCAAGAAGACGGGTGCACTCCTCATGACTGCCGGACAATTAGGCGCGCTTTTCGGCGGCGGCGCGGAAAAGGAAGTCATTATGCTCGGCGACTTTGGATTGAATCTCGGCATTGCCTTCCAGATTCTGGATGATACGCTCGATCTCGAAGGAGATGTCGATAGGTTCGGCAAGCCGCTCGGCCTCGACATAATCGAGAAGAAAAAGAATTTTTTATTTCTGAAAGCTCAACAGTTGATGAATGCCCATGAGTTCGAATCAGTTAGCGGTGTATATAGAAATTCTTCAGTGACAGAAGCCGAAGTTGTCGCGGTGCGTGACATTTACCGGGAAGCGGGTGTGGTCGAAGCCGCGAGAATAGAGGTTACGAATTATACGAATTGCGCGTTGTTAAGCTTAAAAACGTTGAAGGAGTCCGATGGAAAGGATGCACTTGTTGAGTTGGCAAATTCACTCGTGCAGAGAAAATTTTGATGGAGATGGAACCTAAGTGTACGTGAGCAATATTTCTCATAATCGTTCGGCAGATGTGGAATAGAATGGTTCAACAAGAAGTTGTGGTCAAGAGCCGCCTGGGACTTCATACCCGTCCCGCGGCGACCCTCGTTAAACTTGCAGCAAAGTTCAAGTCCGAATTCTACCTGGAACGAGATGGATACCGTGTCAACGGCAAAAGCATTATTGGCGTCATGACTCTCGCGGCGGAGCAGGGTGCGAGAATAATCCTCGAGTTTGACGGCGAGGATGAAAAAGAAGCGCTTGCGACGCTCGTAGATTTTTTCGACAGAGGATTCGATGAGCCAGAAATTTGAATCCTCGATCCAAACATATTCTTTACAAAAAACAGTTTCACCTATGGAGCATCTTGAGGAAATTCCGGAGTCAATACTTTGACTGATATGGAACCGCATAGCATGGGCGAGGAGATCAGGCTCCACGGCGTTCCTGCGTCACCGGGGATTGCAATCGGGAAAGTTGTTGTTCTAAAGAAAGATGGTGTCATAATTCAAGAGATGACCATCGATGATCCCCGTCTTGAGTTAGGAAAGCTTCAGAAGGCGATCGATCGTTCTTCCGCGGAACTCGACAAAGTATACAATACGACCCTTGAAAGGCTCGGGAGCGACAAAGCGAGAATTTTCGAGGCCCAGAAGCTGATGATTTCGGATCCCATCTTCTTCGATGATATAAGAAAGAGGATTGTCAGAGAGAAAAAGAACGCGGAATACGTCATCGATGATGAATTTGGCAAACAAATCGATCAGTTGAACCGAAGCGACAGCGACGTGTTCAAGCTCCGTGCGCTCGAGTTGGAGGATGTTCGGAATAGAATCATCAGGAATCTCGCGGAGGGCAAGTTGAAATCCAGGTTTGAGGGAACGCCCATCATAGTCACGAGCGAGCTGAGTCCTGCCGATGCGGTCCTCCTAAGCCGAAGTGCGGTACTCGGTTACGTCAGTGATTTCGGAGGAGCACGCTCTCATGCTTCGATACTCTCTCGATCGCTCGGAATTCCTGCGGTAGTCGGTCTGAAGGAGGCCACGAAACATGTCCATGACGGGGCAGATCTGATTCTGGATGGTTATCGCGGGATCGTCGTGATAAATCCTTCCGATGAGACTGCGAAAAAGTACATCGAAAGAAAAGAATGGTGCGAAAAACTTGACTCTGAGCTGATGGCTGAAGCAAAAGAGCCTGCGGTTACTACCGACGGCCACAAAGTGTTGGTTGAAGCCAACATAGAGCTTCTCGAGGAACTTCCGCTTCTGAAACCGCATGGAGCGGACGGCATTGGACTTTTTCGCACCGAGCAAATTATCATAGACTCCAATTCTGTTCCAAGTGAAGAAACTCAATTTGAGATATTCAAGAAGGCTGTCGAGGAAGCCGCGCCGACCCCGGTGATTTTCAGGACATTTGATATCGGCGGAGATAAGCTTTTTCTCGGAGACCACTCCGAAGCGAATCCGTTTCTCGGTTGGAGGGGAATCCGCATGATGCTCGATCGGCCGGAACTACTCAGAGAACAGATGCGGGCTATTCTGCGCGCAAGCGCGATTGGCAAATGTAAAATTATGTATCCGATGGTGGCTACGGTCGAGGAAGTAATCCGCGCAAACAAAATGTTGAGCGAGTCAAAGGAATCTCTGGCCGAGGAGGGAATCAAGTTCGATAAAAACATAGAGGTCGGCGTGATGATCGAGATACCGTCGGCTGCGCTCATGAGTGAAGAAATTGCAAAGCACGTAAACTTCCTCAGCATCGGGACGAATGATTTGACACAGTATTTGCTTGCCGTCGACAGGACGAACGAGCTCGTGGATAATTTGTTCGATGAATTTCACCCTGCAGTGGTGCGAACCCTGAAACTTATTATCGATTCAGGCCATGAATCGGGAGTAAGGGTTGCAATGTGCGGCGAGATGGCAGGAAATCCTATGGCGACCATCATGCTCCTCGGACTGGGTCTGGATGAATTCAGCGCGGTGAGCTTAATGCTTCCCATTATTAAGAAAATCATCAGAAGCACCAATTACAAGACGGCACGAAAGTTCGCAAGGCAATTGATGAAATTAGATTCGGTGGAAGAAATCAAGGGCTCATTGAACGAGTATCTGAAAACTCATTTCGAGAGAATCTACTACACAACTATAAGCGAGAAAGACATTGATTGACCGAGAGGATATTAAAAGGACAGATGCCTCGGGGATGTACGACCTCATAAGATCTTTTCCCGATCAGGCATCGGAAGCCGTAGACATTGCGAAGGCGACAAAAGTTAAGCTGTCATTGGCGAAAATAAAAAACATAGTCGTGACTGGGCTCGGCGGCTCGGCGATCGGCGGAGATATTTTGAGAAGTTATTCGGCAGACAAAATCGGGATTCCTTTTTTTGTCAACAGGAGCTACACGCTGCCTCAATTCGTCGGGAGAAACTCGCTCGTCGTCGTATCGAGTTATTCCGGCGGAACTGAAGAAACGATATCGGCTTATGGACAGGCGCGGAAGAATGGTGCTCAAATACTCGTTATAAGTTCCGGCGGGGCAATCGGTGAGACTGCGGCAAAGCTGCATCACAACTGGATCAAAATTCCGGGCGGGC comes from the Candidatus Acidiferrales bacterium genome and includes:
- a CDS encoding Nramp family divalent metal transporter — protein: MKSLIVSTIERTDVRTRDSAEAALSGSTQKNIFTKLIPFLGPAFIASVAYVDPGNFATNIQGGSEFGYTLLWVILVSNLMAMLIQALAAKLGIATGRNLAEQCREHFRKPVAFGMWALMEVVAMATDLAEFLGAAIGFNLLFGFPLIVGGIITGICTFLILGLQRYGFRPLEIVITALVSIIALCYVVETVLDRPDSGVLLYHTFVPQFQGTESILIATGILGATVMPHAIFLHSALTQQRIVVRDPCKLRKLFRFEIFDVTIAMGIASLVNMTMLIMAAATFHKYGLTNVATIEEAHITLQPLLGKAAGWIFAVSLLASGLSSSTVGTSAGQIIMQGFIHRHIPIWLRRLVTMVPSMAVIAAGLDPTRTLVISQVVLSFGLPFAIIPLIKFTRDRNIMGILVNKRVTTLAVSAIAILIILLNVYLISRILLG
- the fni gene encoding type 2 isopentenyl-diphosphate Delta-isomerase, whose translation is MDQTAKRKSNHVDIVLNENVDYQKSTGFEKYTFVHNALPEINYDEIDIGTEFFSYKFSAPIIVSSMTGGFKRGGSINAALAEFCREKNIGMGVGSQRQALDNDEYLETFKVVRRTAKNIFVMSNIGAAQIAGGFALDNARRIVDMVEANAIAVHLNALQEMIQPEGDRNFRGVVKGISELVKKIGMPVIVKETGAGIGGEAAKKLIDNGVAAIDVSGAGGTSWSAIETLRRTDRRIGKSFWNWGIPTAEALVQVNALSSRKKIKLISSGGIRNGINVAKSIALGADICSAAQPFLKALDKAGVKGLMREFDAWVDELKGVMFLTGSVNLRQLNKVKLEKA
- the ptsP gene encoding phosphoenolpyruvate--protein phosphotransferase, giving the protein MEPHSMGEEIRLHGVPASPGIAIGKVVVLKKDGVIIQEMTIDDPRLELGKLQKAIDRSSAELDKVYNTTLERLGSDKARIFEAQKLMISDPIFFDDIRKRIVREKKNAEYVIDDEFGKQIDQLNRSDSDVFKLRALELEDVRNRIIRNLAEGKLKSRFEGTPIIVTSELSPADAVLLSRSAVLGYVSDFGGARSHASILSRSLGIPAVVGLKEATKHVHDGADLILDGYRGIVVINPSDETAKKYIERKEWCEKLDSELMAEAKEPAVTTDGHKVLVEANIELLEELPLLKPHGADGIGLFRTEQIIIDSNSVPSEETQFEIFKKAVEEAAPTPVIFRTFDIGGDKLFLGDHSEANPFLGWRGIRMMLDRPELLREQMRAILRASAIGKCKIMYPMVATVEEVIRANKMLSESKESLAEEGIKFDKNIEVGVMIEIPSAALMSEEIAKHVNFLSIGTNDLTQYLLAVDRTNELVDNLFDEFHPAVVRTLKLIIDSGHESGVRVAMCGEMAGNPMATIMLLGLGLDEFSAVSLMLPIIKKIIRSTNYKTARKFARQLMKLDSVEEIKGSLNEYLKTHFERIYYTTISEKDID
- a CDS encoding universal stress protein, translated to MLVPLDGSPMAESVLTAAAQLARKISASVTLIHVVEKNPPDKIHGQMHLTNAQQADEYLRATASSDIFRGIDVRFHVHEAGVRDVSQSIHDHTEELGQDLVIMCTHGSSGFRGMIFGSIAQQVISFGNVPVLLMTPAAENFKFKFENFLVPLDGNPDHERSLAYASALARVCEAKIHLLIAIPHFVSMSGELTPTNRFLPATTAKMMDMLVPDAEEYLLRLKTKIESEGIEVATSTSRSKPGTAIPKTAKSIKADLIVLATHGKKGTEAFWSGSVAPKISKSSKIPLLLVPVRE
- a CDS encoding HPr family phosphocarrier protein, with protein sequence MVQQEVVVKSRLGLHTRPAATLVKLAAKFKSEFYLERDGYRVNGKSIIGVMTLAAEQGARIILEFDGEDEKEALATLVDFFDRGFDEPEI
- a CDS encoding polyprenyl synthetase family protein yields the protein MSVINRKPGGAGKDFSKYFDERRSVIERKLSDTLKLVSDSPLRPYIKYVFSMGGKRIRPLLSTLSADAVGKYNDDVLHGAVAIEILHNFTLVHDDIMDNADTRRGKATVHINAGVNTAILVGDLMMALAYDCLEKCGEKHLRAGLKIFNEGVEQVCDGQALDESLSKEDGATMKDYIEMISKKTGALLMTAGQLGALFGGGAEKEVIMLGDFGLNLGIAFQILDDTLDLEGDVDRFGKPLGLDIIEKKKNFLFLKAQQLMNAHEFESVSGVYRNSSVTEAEVVAVRDIYREAGVVEAARIEVTNYTNCALLSLKTLKESDGKDALVELANSLVQRKF